One window of the Mycobacterium haemophilum DSM 44634 genome contains the following:
- the fadA6 gene encoding steroid 3-ketoacyl-CoA thiolase FadA6 has product MSEAYIVEAVRTAVGKRNGSLAGVHPIDLGANVFHGLFGRVDVDPAAVDDVIVGCVDAIGGQAGNIGRLAWLAAGYPEEVPGVTVDRQCGSSQQAISFGAQAIMSGTADVILAGGMQNMSQIPIASAMEVGKQFGFTSPTSESNGWLHRYGDQEISQFRGAELIAERWNLSREEMEQYALNSHERALSAIRAGHFDNEIIAVGDFCIDEGPRETSLEKMAGLKPLTEGGRLTAALASQISDGASAVLLASEQAVKDHKLTPRARIHHISARGADPVFMLTGPIPATRYALEKTGLSIDDIDTVEINEALAPVVLAWLKEIKADPKKVNPNGGAIALGHPLGATGAKLFTTMLGELERTGGRYGLQTMCEGGGTANVTIIERL; this is encoded by the coding sequence ATGTCTGAGGCGTACATTGTGGAGGCTGTGCGTACCGCGGTCGGCAAGCGCAACGGATCCTTGGCCGGCGTACATCCGATTGACTTGGGGGCCAACGTATTCCACGGTCTGTTCGGACGTGTCGACGTGGACCCTGCCGCTGTTGACGACGTGATCGTGGGCTGTGTGGACGCCATCGGAGGGCAGGCGGGCAACATCGGCCGGTTGGCGTGGTTGGCGGCGGGTTACCCGGAGGAGGTTCCTGGCGTCACCGTCGACCGGCAATGCGGGTCCAGCCAGCAAGCGATTTCGTTTGGCGCACAAGCCATTATGTCAGGCACAGCGGACGTCATCCTGGCCGGCGGTATGCAAAATATGAGCCAGATCCCCATCGCATCGGCGATGGAGGTCGGCAAGCAGTTCGGCTTCACCTCGCCGACCAGCGAGTCCAACGGCTGGCTGCACCGCTATGGCGACCAGGAGATTTCCCAGTTCCGGGGTGCTGAGCTGATCGCTGAGCGGTGGAACCTGTCTCGCGAAGAGATGGAGCAATACGCGCTGAACAGTCACGAGCGTGCCTTATCGGCAATCCGGGCAGGGCATTTCGACAACGAGATAATCGCAGTCGGGGACTTCTGCATCGATGAGGGGCCTCGGGAGACATCGCTGGAGAAGATGGCGGGATTGAAGCCCCTTACCGAGGGCGGCCGGTTGACTGCGGCGTTGGCCAGCCAGATCTCCGACGGCGCCAGCGCGGTATTGCTCGCTTCCGAGCAGGCTGTCAAAGATCACAAATTGACTCCGCGGGCCCGCATCCACCACATCAGTGCGCGTGGCGCCGACCCGGTATTCATGCTCACCGGGCCCATCCCCGCCACCCGCTACGCGCTGGAAAAGACCGGTCTGTCCATCGACGACATCGACACCGTCGAGATCAACGAAGCGCTTGCGCCGGTCGTGCTGGCCTGGCTTAAGGAGATCAAGGCCGACCCGAAGAAGGTCAACCCCAACGGCGGCGCGATCGCCCTCGGTCATCCGCTGGGTGCCACTGGGGCCAAGTTGTTCACCACCATGCTGGGTGAGTTGGAACGCACCGGCGGCCGTTACGGGCTGCAGACGATGTGCGAGGGCGGCGGCACCGCCAACGTGACGATCATTGAGCGGCTATAG
- the ipdF gene encoding (5R,7aS)-5-hydroxy-7a-methyl-1-oxo-2,3,5,6,7,7a-hexahydro-1H-indene-carboxyl-CoA reductase, with the protein MTLSVAPKEVAGHRLLDGKVVVVTAAAGTGIGSATARRALVEGADVVLSDHHERRLTETAAELSTLGLGRVESVVCDVTSTAQVDALVASATARMGRIDVLVNNAGLGGQTPVADMTDDEWDRVLDVTLTSVFRATRAALRYFRDAPHGGVIVNNASVLGWRAQHSQSHYAAAKAGVMALTRCSAIEAVEYGVRINAVSPSIARHKFLDKTTSTELLDRLSADEAFGRAAEPWEVAATIAFLASDYSSYLTGEVISVSSQHP; encoded by the coding sequence ATGACCCTGTCTGTCGCGCCGAAAGAAGTTGCTGGACACCGGCTTTTGGACGGCAAGGTGGTTGTCGTGACCGCAGCCGCCGGCACCGGCATCGGCTCGGCCACCGCACGGCGGGCCCTTGTCGAGGGCGCCGACGTCGTGCTCTCCGACCATCATGAACGACGGCTGACCGAGACCGCCGCCGAGCTGTCAACGCTGGGACTGGGCCGGGTGGAAAGCGTGGTGTGCGATGTGACGTCCACCGCCCAGGTCGATGCCCTCGTCGCGTCGGCCACCGCCCGGATGGGTCGCATCGACGTGCTGGTCAACAATGCCGGGCTGGGAGGGCAGACTCCGGTGGCCGACATGACCGACGATGAATGGGACCGCGTTCTTGACGTGACGCTTACCTCGGTGTTCCGAGCCACCCGCGCAGCACTGCGGTATTTCCGCGATGCGCCGCACGGGGGAGTGATCGTCAACAACGCCAGCGTCCTTGGCTGGCGGGCTCAACATTCGCAGTCGCACTATGCGGCCGCCAAAGCCGGCGTGATGGCGCTGACCCGTTGCAGCGCAATAGAAGCCGTCGAATACGGGGTGCGGATCAACGCGGTCTCGCCCAGCATCGCCCGCCACAAGTTTCTGGACAAGACGACTTCGACAGAGCTGCTGGACCGGTTATCCGCCGACGAGGCGTTCGGGCGCGCCGCCGAGCCCTGGGAAGTGGCGGCCACGATCGCGTTCTTGGCCAGCGACTACTCCAGCTATCTCACCGGTGAGGTGATCTCGGTCTCCAGTCAGCATCCGTGA
- the kstR2 gene encoding TetR family transcriptional regulator KstR2, with product MDRVTGQANSRRDELLGLAATMFAERGLRATTVRDIADGAGILSGSLYHHFSSKEEMVDELLRGFLDWLFARYREILDSEANPLQRFTGLFMASFEAIEHRHAQVVIYQDEAGRLSSQPRFSYIEDMNRQQRKMWVEVLSEGMHEGYFRPDLDVDLVYRFIRDTTWVSVRWYQPGGSLTAGQVGQQYLAIVLGGITAN from the coding sequence GTGGACCGAGTGACCGGTCAGGCGAACAGCCGCCGCGACGAACTACTGGGGCTCGCCGCTACCATGTTCGCTGAGCGTGGCTTGCGCGCCACCACCGTGCGTGACATCGCCGACGGTGCCGGCATCCTGTCGGGCAGTCTGTACCACCATTTCTCCTCCAAGGAAGAGATGGTCGACGAGCTGCTGCGGGGGTTCCTGGACTGGCTGTTTGCCCGCTATCGCGAGATCCTGGACAGCGAGGCCAATCCGCTGCAGCGGTTCACGGGTCTGTTTATGGCGTCATTCGAGGCGATCGAGCATCGGCATGCGCAGGTCGTCATCTACCAAGACGAAGCGGGGCGGCTGTCATCGCAGCCGCGGTTTTCCTATATCGAGGACATGAACCGGCAACAACGCAAGATGTGGGTCGAGGTGCTCAGTGAAGGCATGCACGAGGGTTACTTCCGGCCCGACCTCGATGTCGACCTGGTCTACCGTTTCATCCGTGACACCACCTGGGTGTCGGTGCGCTGGTATCAACCCGGCGGGTCGCTCACCGCAGGCCAGGTAGGTCAGCAGTATCTCGCCATCGTCCTTGGCGGAATCACGGCGAATTGA
- a CDS encoding endonuclease domain-containing protein, with protein sequence MKELPWPLLGSEALAAKAIPERTMRAMYESVYPGVYVPSGIELTASQRACAAWLWSRRRAVVAGNSAAALLGTKWVSPVLAAELVHDNRKPPPQIVVHTETLAPHEILEVDGIAVTTPARTAFDIGRRTTARLQSVQRLDALANATDVKITQVEAVIAEHSGARGLVRLRRVLPLVDGGAESPQETRTRLALVDAGLPRPQTQIAVFDEYGDFIARLDMGYEKLRVGIEYDGSQHWTNREQRDRDIDRYSGLLDQGWTIIRASSELLRYRQGTFVARVVAAMRAAGWRP encoded by the coding sequence ATGAAGGAACTCCCGTGGCCACTTTTGGGTTCGGAGGCATTGGCTGCGAAGGCCATCCCGGAGCGGACAATGCGTGCGATGTACGAGTCGGTCTACCCGGGTGTCTATGTTCCGTCTGGTATCGAACTGACCGCGAGCCAGCGCGCCTGCGCGGCATGGCTGTGGTCGCGGCGACGGGCAGTCGTCGCCGGAAACTCGGCGGCCGCGCTGCTCGGCACAAAGTGGGTAAGCCCGGTGCTGGCTGCCGAACTGGTACACGACAACCGAAAGCCCCCGCCGCAGATCGTCGTGCATACCGAAACGTTGGCGCCGCACGAGATACTGGAGGTTGACGGTATCGCGGTAACCACCCCGGCGCGCACCGCCTTCGATATTGGGCGTCGAACAACCGCACGACTCCAATCGGTGCAACGGCTCGACGCGTTGGCGAATGCGACCGACGTCAAGATCACTCAAGTGGAGGCGGTCATTGCGGAACATTCCGGCGCGCGTGGTCTGGTTCGGCTGCGACGGGTATTGCCGCTTGTCGATGGAGGTGCGGAATCCCCGCAGGAGACACGAACTCGGTTGGCGTTGGTTGACGCGGGCCTGCCGAGACCGCAGACACAGATTGCGGTGTTCGACGAATACGGGGACTTCATCGCCCGCCTTGATATGGGCTACGAGAAATTGCGGGTCGGTATTGAGTACGACGGATCGCAACACTGGACAAACCGTGAGCAGCGCGACCGCGACATCGACCGGTACAGCGGATTGCTCGATCAGGGTTGGACGATCATTAGGGCCAGTAGTGAACTGCTCCGATATCGGCAGGGCACGTTCGTGGCCCGCGTCGTTGCTGCCATGCGCGCGGCGGGATGGCGCCCGTGA